The sequence GAAGAGGCGGATATCCGCGTCAAGATCGATCGTGTCACCGGTGATTACGCGACCTACCGTCGCTGGACCGTCGTCGAAGACGACGAGTTCGAGACGCCGGACTACGAGATCAAGGCCAGCATCGCCGAACAGCGCGAAGAGCCGCTGGCGCTGGGTGCCGTGGTCGAGAAGCAGATCGAATCCGAAGCGTTCGGTCGCATCGCTGCACAGACCGCCAAGCAGGTCATCGTGCAGAAGGTGCGCGAGGCAGAGCGTGCGGAAGTGGTGCGCCTTTACGCCGAGCGTGAAGGTGAGCTGGTCGCGGGTATCGTCAAGAAGACGACACGTGATGGCCTCATCATCGATCTGGGCGACAACGCCGAAGGCTTCCTGCCGCGCGGTGAGATGATTCACGGCGAGCGCTACCGCTTGAACGAGCGGGTTCGTGCCCTGCTGTGGAAAGTCGACGCGGATGCTCGTGGTTCTCAGCTGATCCTGTCGCGTACGCGTCCTGAGCTGATCATCGAGCTGTTCAAGATCGAAGTCCCGGAAATCGCCGAGCAGCTGATCGAGATCAAGGGGGCTGCCCGTGACCCGGGTTCGCGCGCCAAGATCGCGGTCAAGAGCAACGACAAGCGCATCGATCCGATCGGTGCCTGTGTCGGCATGCGTGGTTCACGCGTGCAGGCCGTGTCCAATGAACTGCGTAACGAACGCGTGGATATCATCCTGTGGGATGACAATCCTGCCCAGCTCGTCATCAACGCCATGGCACCGGCAGATGTCGGTTCCATTCTGGTCGACGAAGACACCCATTCCATGGATGTCGCTGTCGCTGCGGACAACCTGGCCCAGGCCATCGGTCGCAGCGGTCAGAACGTTCGTCTGGCCAGTGAGCTGACCGGTTGGCAGCTCAATGTCATGACCGAGGCGGAAGCCGAGGGCAAGCGCGAGCAGGAAATCGACAGTTTCGTCGAATATTTCATCACTCATCTCGAGATTGAAGAGGATCTAGCCCGTGTCCTGGTGGACGAGGGCTTCACCTCACTCGAGGAAATCGCCTATGTCCCGCTCGAGGAAATGCTCGAGGTCGAGGGCTTTGACCAGGATCTGGTCGAGGAGCTGCGCGCTCGGGCCAAGGATGAACTGCTGAATCTCGCCATCGCCACTGAAGAGCAACTGGACGGCGCACAGCCGGCCGAAGACCTGCTCAACATGGAAGGCATGGAGAGTCATCTGGCATACATCCTGGCCAGCAAGGGTATCGTCACCATGGAAGACCTTGCTGAGCAGGCCATCGATGATCTGAAAGACATCGAAGGCGTCGACGAAGAGCGAGCAGCGGCGTTGATCATGACCGCCCGCGCGCCCTGGTTCGCAAGCGAACAGTAACTAGGTCACGGGCTCAGGAGGGTCGTACATGTCAGAAATGACAGTCAAAGAATTCGCCAAGAAGGTGGGCCGCGAGTCAGCCCGCCTACTGGAACAGATGCACGAAGCGGGTCTGAAGCACAAGTCAGAGAACGACGCCGTCTCTGAGGTCGACAAGCAGAAGCTGCTGGATCACCTCACCAAGAGCCACGGTGGTGGCGCCGCTCCGGCAGCGCCCAAGAATCGCATTACCCTGACCCGCAAGACCAAGTCTCGTATCAACACGGGCGGCGGTCGCGGCAAGTCCATCGAGGTGCAGGTGCGCAAGAAGCGTACCTACGTCAAAGAGGACGAAGAGCAGGCTGCAGAAGCCCCGGCTGCTGCACCGGCTGCCGCTGCTGAAAAGCCGGCGGCTGCGCCGCAGCGTGAAGAGCGTCGTGGCAATGACAACCGCCGCGAAGAGCGTCCACGTCAGAGTGCACCGGCTGCTGTCGCTGCACCGGTCGCCGACGCTGCGCCGGAAGTCAATGCGCCGCCGAAGGAGCCGCGTGGTGATGCACCGCGTCGCGCCAAGACTGCGCCGCGTGATGACTCACGCGATCGTCGCGAAGCCCGTGAAGATCGTAGCGAACGCAAGCGTGGCGGGGCCAAGAAGGTCAAGCGCGCCGAGCGTCGCGGTGGTCGTCGTGGTGGCCGTGATGCCAACCGTCAGCCGCCGAAGCCGGTTCAGACCTTCGTCCGTGAAGTCTCCATTCCTGAGTCTATCTCAGTGGCAGACCTCGCCGACAAGATGGCCGTCAAGGCGTCTGAAGTGATCAAGACCATGTTCAACATGGGCGCTGCGGTCACCATCAACCAGACGATCGATCAGGAAACCGCGACCATCGTGGTCGAGGAAATGGGCCACACGCCCAAGCTGATCAAGGATGACGCACTCGAGACAGCCGTTCTCGAAGGCATCTCCTACGAAGGTGAGCAGATCACCCGCGCGCCGGTCGTTACCGTCATGGGTCACGTCGACCACGGTAAGACCTCGCTGCTGGATTACATCCGTCGCACCAAGGTCGCCACAGGTGAGGCAGGTGGTATCACCCAGCACATCGGTGCCTACCACGTCGAACACGACAACGGCGACATCACCTTCCTGGATACTCCGGGCCACGCGGCGTTCACCGCCATGCGTGCTCGTGGTGCCAAGGCGACCGACGTCGTCATCTTGGTGGTGGCTGCCGATGATGGCGTGATGCCGCAGACCATCGAGGCTGTCGAGCACTCCAAGGCCGCGGGTGTCCCGATGGTCGTGGCGGTGAACAAGATCGACAAGCCGGGTGCTGATCCGGACCGCGTCAAGAACGAGTTGTCCCAGCACGGTGTCATCTCCGAGGAATGGGGTGGTGATACCCAGTTCGTCCACGTTTCCGCCAAGACCGGCGAGAACATCGACGCGCTGCTCGAAGGTGTCCTGCTGGTCTCCGAAGTTCTCGAACTTCAGGCCGTGCCGTCCGCGCCGGGTAAAGGCGTCGTGGTCGAGTCCCGTCTCGACAAGGGCCGTGGCCCGGTCGCGACCGTGCTGGTCCAGAACGGTACGCTGAAGAAGGGTGATATCGTCCTCGCCGGCCTGCATTACGGCCGTGTGCGTGCGCTGGTCAATGAGCTCGGCAAGCAGGTCGATTCCGCGGGCCCGGCCATGCCGGTCGAGATCCAGGGGCTGGGTGGCACGCCGGACGCCGGTGAAGAGTTCACCGTGGTTCCGGACGAGAAGAAGGCGCGTGAAGTCGCCAACTTCCGTCAGGGCAAGTACCGCGAAGTGCGTCTGGCACGTCAGCAGAAAGCCAAGCTGGAGAACATGTTCTCCCAGATGGGCCAGGACGAAGTCGCCAAGGTCAACGTCGTCCTCAAGGCCGACGTGCAGGGGTCTCTGGAAGCCATCCGTGGCGCGCTGGAAGAACTCTCCACCGAAGAAGTCAAGGTGGCCGTGGTCTCTTCCGGTGTCGGTGGTATTACCGGTACCGATGCCAACCTGGCACTCGCTTCCGAAGCGATCCTGGTCGGCTTCAACGTCCGTGCTGACGCCTCCGCGCGTGAGATCGTCGAGCGTGAGGGTCTGGATCTGCGCTACTACAGCGTCATCTACCAGCTGATCGACGAAGTCAAGCTGGCCATGTCCGGCATGCTGGCTCCGGAATTCCGCGAGCAGATCGTCGGTGTCGCCGAAGTGCGCGATGTCTTCAAGGCTCCGAAGATCGGTGCGATCGCCGGTTGTATGGTCGTCGAAGGCACCATGTACCGCTCCAAGCGCATCCGCGTGCTGCGTGACAATGTGGTCATCTATGAAGGCGAGCTGGAGTCCCTGCGTCGCTTCAAGGATGACGTCAACGAAGTCCGCAACGGCATGGAATGTGGTATCGGCGTCAAGAACTACAACGACGTGCAGGTTGGCGACAAGATCGAGGTGTTCGACCAGATCCAGGTCGAGCGCACGCTCTGATAGCGCCCCTGCAAGGAGAGATCACGGATGCGTGAATACAGCCGTACTGACCGCGTGGCGGACCAGATCCAGCAAGAGCTCGCGCTGTTGATTCAGCGCGAGGTCAAGGACCCGCGCCTTGGCATGCTGACGGTCAGCGCCGCCAAGGTCAGCCGCGACCTGTCCTACTCCGATGTCTACGTGACCCTGCTGGGTGACGACAGCCCGGAACGCATCAAGGAGAACCTCGCCGTGCTCAAGCGCGCGGCAGGTTTCCTGCGCTCCCAGCTGGCGCGCACCATTCAGCTGCGTCATGTACCGGAACTGCGCTTCCATTACGATGAGAGCGTCGTTCGTGGCCATCACCTGTCCTCGCTGATCAACGATGCGGTCGCCGACGATCGCAGGCGCAGTGCAGAACGTGGTGATGACGACAGCGAAGACGGTGCCCCGGGCACCACGCCGGACGCCTGATGGGCCGTCGTCGTCGCGGCTTGCCGATCGATGGCGTACTGTTGCTGGACAAGCCCAAGGGCATGTCCAGCAACTATGCGCTTCAGAAGGCTCGTCGCCTCTACCAGGCGCAGAAGGCCGGTCATACCGGCACGCTCGACCCGATGGCGACCGGCTTGTTGCCGGTCTGCTTCGGGGAAGCGACCAAGTTCTCCTCGCATCTTCTTGAGGCAGACAAGGTCTATCGGGCACGGATCAAGTTTGGCCAGGTCACCGATACCGGTGATGCGGAAGGCACGGTGATTCGCGAGCGGGAGATTCCCGAGATTGCGCAGGCCGAGCTGGACGCGGTGCTGGACAGGTTCCGTGGCGAGATAGATCAGGTACCGCCGATGTACTCCGCGCTCAAGCACCAGGGACGTCCGCTCTACGAGCTGGCACGCCAGGGGGTTGAAATCGAGCGTGCAGTTCGTCGCGTTACCATCTACAATATGTCGCTTCTTGCGCGGCACTCCGATGGCATCGAGATCGAAGTGGCGGTCAGCAAGGGTACCTACATACGCAGTCTGGCCGAGGATATCGGCGAGGCGCTGGGCTGTGGAGCCCACCTCACGGCACTGCGTCGTCTCAAGACGGGCCCGTTCACGGGTGATGCCATGCTGGATTTCGAGCGCCTCGAGGCGCTGGCTGATCAGCAGGCACGTGAAGGCGTTCTGTTACCTGTCGACATCCTGCTCGATCATCTCCCGCGTCTCGACATCACTGCCGAGATGGCGCGGATGATCTTGCGTGGTCAGCAGGCCGAAACGACGACAGGGTCGCTGGAAGTGGATTCCCTGGCTCGTGTGTATCAGGACCAGCAGTTGCTCGGGCTGGTCCGGATTGCGGCGGAGGGCGTCATCGCTCCTCGCCGACTGCTCAGTTCTGCCGTTGAGGCGGCGGCTGGGTGAGCTGATTGCGGCCTCGCCGCAAGCCGCATGAAGACTGCAAATATGCGTGGTCTTCGACATTTCCAATCTATCAAGCATATTGCTTACTGGAGAGACAGATGGCACTTACCGCTGAGAAGAAGGCTGAGATCGTTTCCGAATTCGGCCGTGGCGAGAACGACACCGGTTCCCCGGAAGTTCAGGTTGCTCTGCTGAGCGCCAACATTGATGGCCTGCAGGGTCACTTCAAGGCCAACAAGCAGGATCACCACTCCCGTCGTGGTCTGATCCGCATGGTCAACCAGCGTCGCAAGCTGCTTGACTACCTCAAGCGCAAGGACTTCGAGCGTTACACCGCTCTGATCCAGCGTCTGGGTCTGCGTCGCTAATCAGCGATGTTGCCGCCATGTACTTCGGTGCATGGCGGGCCCCCGGTGGGCACAGGAAAACCGACACTGCCTGCGGGCGGTGTCGGTTTTTTTGTGCCTGATACCGAGGTGATCCGAGCTTCAGGACTGAGGTTCGACCCTCGCCGCAGCCCGCTTGTCGCGTGGGATCCACTCGCTTTTCATTGCCTGTGACGCGCTTTACCATGAGCGCTTGGCATCGATGACTATCAGATTAAAGGACATGCGCCGTGAACCCGGTAACGCACAGCTTCCAGTACGGTAATGACACCATCACCCTCGAGACCGGCCGCATCGCGCGTCAGGCGACCGGTAGCGTGATGGTGACCATGGGCAATACCTCGGTGTTGTGCACCGTGGTGGCCAAGGCGTCGCCGAAACCCGGCCAGTCCTTCTTTCCGTTGTCGGTCCACTATCAGGAGAAGGCCTACGCGGCGGGGCGTATCCCCGGCGGCTTCCTCAAGCGCGAAGGGCGTCCCACCGAGAAGGAAACCCTGACCTCACGCTTGATCGACCGTCCGATGCGCCCGCTGTTTCCCGAAGGCTTCATGAATGAGGTGCAGGTGGTCTGCACGGTGATGTCGGCGGAGCGCAATGTCGACCCGGACATCGCGGCACTGCTTGGCACCTCAGCAGCGCTTTGTATCTCCGGAGTACCCTTCGCTGGCCCCGTGGGCGCGGCGCGCGTCGGCTTCAGCGAGCAGCGCGGCTACTTCCTGAATCCCGGCTACAGCGAACTGGCGCATTCCGAGCTGGATATGGTGGTAGCGGGTACCGAGAAGGCCGTGCTGATGGTCGAGTCCGAGGCCCAGGAGCTGCTGGAAGACGAGATGCTCGGCGCCGTGCTCTATGGTCATCACGAGATGCAGAAAGCCATCACGGGGATCGAGACGTTCGCCGCCAAGGTCAATTGTCCCAAGTGGGCGTGGGTGCCGCAGAATCTCGACCGCGTGCTGGTCGAGGCGCTGGAGCAGAGCTTTGCCACCCAGATCGGTGATGCCTATCGCCTGAGTGACAAGATGGCGCGTCAGGACAGCCTGTCGGCGCTCAAGGCGCAGGCTATCGACCTGCTGGGCGCCGAGGATGATGCGCGCTTCAGTGTCGAGGCCGTCGCCACGGCCTTCGCGGCACTCGAGAAGCGTATCGTGCGTCAGCGCGTGATCGCGGGCGAGCCGCGTATCGATGGTCGTGATACGCGCACCGTGCGCCCGCTGGACCTGGCGGTGGGTGTGTTGCCCAAGGCGCATGGCTCGGCGCTGTTCACCCGTGGCGAGACCCAGGCGATCGCCACTGCCACCCTGGGGACCACGCGCGACTCACAGCTGATCGAAGGGCTGTCCGGCGAGAAGCAGGATCGCTTCATGCTGCACTACAACTTCCCGCCCTACTGCGTCGGCGAGACGGGCTTCATCGGTGCGCCCAAGCGGCGTGAGATCGGTCATGGGCGTCTGGCGCGTCGAGGCATCGAATCCATGCTGCCGTCGCTGCAGGCTTTCCCCTACGCTATCCGTGTCGTCTCCGAGATCACCGAATCCAATGGTTCGAGCTCGATGGCATCCGTATGTGGCGCCTCTCTTGCGCTGATGGACGCCGGTGTGCCGCTCAAGGCACCGGTCGCGGGTATCGCCATGGGGTTGGTCAAGGACGCCAATGGCGTCGCGATACTGACCGATATCCTCGGCGATGAGGACCACCTCGGCGACATGGACTTCAAGGTCGCGGGGACCGCGGAAGGCGTGACCGCGCTGCAGATGGACATCAAGATCGAAGGAATCGACGAGGAGATTCTTGAGCAGGCGCTGGAACAGGCCCTCGAGGCACGCCTGACCATCCTCGCGCAGATGAATGAGGTACTGGCCGCCAGTCGCCAGGAAGTCTCGGACAATGCCCCGGCGATGCTGTCGCTGAAGATCGCTCCCAACAAGGTGCGTGACGTGATCGGCAAGGGCGGCTCCACCATCCGCAAGATCTGTGAAGAGACCGGCGCCAATGTCGATCTCGACGACGATGGCAGCGTGCGCATCTATGCCGAGCACAAGGCGCAGGCACAGGCGGCTGCCAAATATGTCGAGGGCATCATTGCCGAGGCCGAGATCGGCAAGCTCTATGCCGGCAAGGTGGCGCGCATCGCCGACTTCGGTGCCTTCATCACCTTCATGCCGGGCACCGATGGCCTGCTGCACATCTCGCAGATCGTCGAGGAGCGCGTCAATGACGTACGTGACTATCTCAACGAAGGCGATGAGGTGGTGGTCAAGGTGCTCGACATCGACAACCGCAATCGCGTCAAGCTGTCGCTGAAAGAGATCAGCGAAGAAGAGAAGGCGGCCTTTGCCGCTGCTCAGGCTGAAGAGGCCGCCGCTCAGGACTGACAGATCGTCGCGGATCGTCCCCGCCCCGGTCTTGCCTGCTCTGCTTGAGAGGCGCACCTTCCCTTCCGGGCAAGAGAAAGCCCCCGCCGGGTCACTGGCGGGGGCTTTTGCATATCTCCCTGCTCGAGATTGCGCGAGCGGCGGGAGCTCAGGCGGTCGGCAGGTGTGAGCGATCAGCTGCGCTCGATGGCCAGCGCGACACCCTGACCGCCACCGATGCACAGGGTCGCCAGACCCTTCTTGGCATCACGCTCGATCATCTCGTGCACCAGCGAGACCAGCACACGGCAGCCGGAGGCACCGATCGGGTGGCCGAGGGCAATGGCGCCGCCATTGACGTTGACCTTGTCGACATCCCAGCCCAGCTCCTTATTGACCGACAGGGCCTGGGCGGCGAAGGCTTCGTTGGCTTCGATCAGGTCGAGGTCTTCCAGGCTCCAGCCGGCCTTCTTGAGGCACAGGCGAGTCGCCGGTGCCGGGCCGATGCCCATGATCTTCGGATCAACACCCGCGTTGGAGTAGGCCTTGATGGTCGCCAGCGGCGTCAGACCCAGCTCGCGTGCCTTGTCGGCGGAGCACAGCATGACCACGGCAGCGCCGTCGTTGAGCGCCGAGGCATTGCCGGCGGTGACGGTGCCGTCCTTCTTGAAGGCCGGGCGCATGCCAGCGAGTTTCTCGGCCGTGGTGCCGGCGCGCGGGTTCTCGTCGGTATCGAACACGATCGGGTCGCCCTTGCGCTGCGGAATCTCGACCGGGACGATCTGGCCCTTGAAGCGGCCAGCTTCGATGGCTGCGCAGGCTTTCTGCTGAGAGGCGGCCGCGAAGGCGTCCTGGGCTTCACGGGTGATCTCGTATTTCTCGGCCAGATTCTCGGCGGTGATGCCCATGTGGATGTCATTGAAGGCATCCCACAGACCGTCGTGAACCATGGAATCGATCGCCTTCCAGTCGCCCATGCGCTTGCCGTTACGCGAGTTGGGCAACACGTGCGGAGACAGGGACATGTTTTCCTGACCGCCCGCCAGAATCAGCTCGGCATCGCCGCAACGGATGGCCTGGGTGGCCAGGTGCAGCGCCTTGAGGCCAGACCCGCAGACCTTGTTGATGGTCATGGCGGGCACGCCTTCCGGCAAGCCTGCCTTGATGACCGCCTGACGTGCCGGGTTCTGACCGCATCCTGCTGTCAGCACCTGGCCCAGAAGCACTTCATCGACCTGATCGCCACTGACGCCCGTGCTGGCGAGGATATCCTTGATGACATGTGCGCCGAGATCCGCGGCGGAAATGCCAGCCAGGCTGCCACCGAAGGCGCCTACGGCGGTACGACGGGCTGCTACGATCACCACATCCTGCATCTGAACGCTCCTGTTCTCTTGCGAGACTGTCTGAGTCAATTGGCTGCGACTATGGCCATGCCATCAAGCGGGCGAGGCGCAGTCCTGCTGAGGTGAGATTCCAGCATAAGGCAGTTTTGTGCGGTGCGGCAATCGCCAAAGGGCATCTCCAGTGTCAGCCTTTAGCCATACGTATTGGTTGCCCAGACGGCACGACGCCAGCGCTGCGGACAAGCAGGGCTGGCGTCGTGTTGGAGCGCTCGCGGCAGGCTCGAGGCCTGAATCATCAGCCCTCCGGGCGTAGAGCAGCAGGCAGCAAGGCGTGCTCAGGCCATCTGGACCGGGATGGCATTGGCTGTATGGCTGACCTCGTTGCCTTCCATCAGGTAGACCATGGAGGGCTTGTGCGCGTCCAGTTCGCTCTCGGCATAGTTGGCGAAGGCGCAGATGATCACGCGGTCGCCGACGTCGGCCTGGTGGGCTGCGGCGCCGTTCACCGAAATGATTTTCGAGCCTTCTTCGCCGCGAATGGCGTAGGTGGTGAAGCGCTTGCCGTTGTCCACGTTATAGATCTGGATCTGTTCGTACTCACGAATGCCTGCCATGTCGAGCAGGTCGCCATCGATGGCGCAGGAGCCCTCGTAGTTGAGGACGGCGTGAGTCACGCGGGCCATGTGCAGCTTGGCCTTGAGCATGATGGCTTGCATCAGGATGTCTCCAGTTGAGCGCCGCCGGGCGCAGATCTAGGCCCTGGGGTCAGGGCCATGGCGCGCATGGCGTGGCGGACAGTGCCACGCCAGGGTGCAAGGCGGCGCAGTCTAATCAGGCATCAGGCCACCGGCAAGGCGACCTTCAGGTTATCGAGCAGGCGTGTACGGCCCAGGTGTGCGGCGACCAGAATCACCGCCTCGCGCGTGTCATCCTCGACTGGCCCCAGGTCAACCGCGCGGCGCAGTTCGAGGTAGTCCGGCTTGAAGCCGCTCTCGCTGATGACGGCCAGGGCCTCGCGTAGCGCCACATCGCGTGCCACGCCCTGCTCAAGACGAGCTTTCAGGGCATCGAGGCACTGCTTGAGACGCGGCGCGATGGCGCGCTCCTGCTCACTCAGGTAGCCGTTGCGTGATGACAGCGCCAGACCATCCTCTGCACGCACGATGGGCACACCGATGATCTCGATGCCGAAATGCAGGTCGCGGTTGAGTTTGCGGATCACTGCCAGCTGCTGGAAGTCCTTCTCGCCGAAACAGGCGACTTCAGGGCGTACCAGATTGAACAGGATGCTGACGACGGTGGCGACGCCATCGAAGTGCCCCGGACGGTTGCCGCCGCACAGGCCTTCGGAAACGCCCGGCACCTGCACGTTGCACAGTCCGTCGCGACCCGTGGGGTAGAGTTCCGCCGTCGAGGGGGCAAACAGCAGGTCACATCCTTCGGCGGCCAGCGCATTCTTGTCGGCCTCGAGAGTGCGCGGATAACTGTCGAGGTCTTCGCCGGGGCCGAACTGCAGCGGGTTGACGAAGATGCTCGCGACGACCATGTCGGCGTGGCGGCGCGCTTCACGGACCAGCGACAGGTGGCCGGCATGCAGATTGCCCATGGTCGGCACCAGGGCGATACGCAGGCCATCGCGGCGTGCCTGGGCGAGTTGCTCGCGCAGGGCGTTGATCTGGGAGACGGTTTTCATCAGAAGCCGTGCTCCGGCGCCGGGAAGCTGCGCGTCTTGACCGCCTGGTGGTAGGCGGCGAAGGCCTCCTGCACGCTGCCGGCATCGCTCATGAAATTCTTGACGAAGCGCGGCTTGCGCCCGGGCGTCAGGTCGAGCATGTCGTGCATGACCAGGATCTGGCCATCGACGTCCACGCCGGCACCGATGCCGATCACCGGCACCTCGACGGCATCACGAATGCGCGCGGCCAGCTCGGACGGCACGCATTCGAGCAGGATGATGGCAGCACCTGCGGCTTCCAGCGTGCGGGCATCGGCGATGATCTGCTCGGCGCGGGCCTCGTCGCGACCCTGTACCTTGTAGCCGCCGAAGGCATGCACGTGCTGTGGCGTCAGGCCCATGTGCACGCAGACCGGTACACCACGCTGGACGAGCGCGGTGACGGCATCGGCCAGCCAGGCTTCGCCTTCGACCTTGACCATCTCGGCACCGGCACGCATCAGACGCGCCGCATGATCGAGCAGGATGTCGGTGCTGGCATTGCTCATGAAGGGCAGGTCGGCCATCAGCAGGCTGCCTTGCTTGCCACGTGCCACGGCGGCGGTGTGGTAGCAGATGTCATCGATGGTGACGGGCAGGGTGCTGGTATGGCCCTGCAGGACCATGCCGAGAGAGTCGCCGACCAGCAGCACTTCAATGCCGGCATCGCTGGCAAGATGAGCAAAGGTGGCATCGTAGGCGGTGAGGCAACTGAACGTCTCACCATCGGCCTTGAGGCGGCGCAGGGTGCTCAGGGTGACGTTTTTCATCGGGACGCTTACTCGTTGCGGCGCGTATGACGCGGCTGCCCGTGGCGTCGAGCAGCCGCGATCGCGGGAAGGCCGCCGAGGGCGGACTGCGAGCGACACGGGCCGGTGTTACCAGAAAGTGTTACCGCACAGGCCAAAGTGGGCACGACGGTAACAAGATGGCGAAACTCTACTCCTGAGGTCCGAGGGGGAGCAAGTCATCGCCCTCAACTCGAGACGCCAGTGTTTCAAGATTCTCCTCGCCCAGCACGCTGAGGCGCTGCGGGCCCAGCAGGTCAGCCAACGGACGCATCACGAAACCACGTTTGAGCATTTCGCGATGGGGCACGACGAGACGCGGCGTCGAGATCCTGCTGTCATTGTAGAGCAGCAGGTCAAGATCCAGTGTGCGGGGGCCCCAGTGACGCAACCGCACGCGACGATGCTGCTGTTCAAGAGCTTGCAGTTGATCTAGCAGGGCGAGGGGGGACAGGCGGGTCGTTAGCTCGGCAACGGCGTTGACGAAGTCGGGCTGGTCCTGCGGGCCGACCGGCTTGCTGGCATACAGGCGAGAATGTCGCGTGCAGCGGGTCAGCGGCAGCCGGTCGAGAGCCTCAAGCGCGCGCTCCAGTTGAGCGCGCGGATCGTCAAGATTGGCACCGAGGCCAATCAAGGCTGTCGAAATCATGCACAGTTCCTGCGTGGAGACGGCAGTGGCTCAGGCGAGCCACTGCTCAGCCCTGGCCGCGACCATTGCGCCGACGTTTGCCGCGACGCTTGGTGCCGGCCGGCTTGCTGCCGGCGGGGCCTTCATCGGAGACACCTTCGATCATCGTGACCTGGGTGCGAGCATCGACTTCCTGGAAGTCGGTCCACCACTTGCCCAGCCCCGGCTTCACTTCGCCGGCGAATTCGCGCAGCAGCAGGAAGTCGTAGGCGGCGCGGAAGCGAGGATGCTCGCGGGTCTGGAAGGCGCGTTTGCCACGGCGACGCGGCAACTTGGCCTGCATATCCCAGATCTCGCGCATCGGAATGCTGAAGCGCTTCGGGATCGAGGTGTGGTTGAGCTGGCGAGCGATCGCCTGCTGGGCCGCCTGGTGGGCTGCCGGAATGTCGGGCATGCCACTGGCGATCAGCTGATCGGTACGCGCCTTGACGCCCGGCCACAGCAGGGCGGCATACAGGAAGGCCGGCGTGACCGGCTTGTCTTCGCGGATGCGGTCGTCCGTGCTGGCCAGTGCCTTCTCGATCAGCGGCATGG comes from bacterium Scap17 and encodes:
- the panB gene encoding 3-methyl-2-oxobutanoate hydroxymethyltransferase; protein product: MKNVTLSTLRRLKADGETFSCLTAYDATFAHLASDAGIEVLLVGDSLGMVLQGHTSTLPVTIDDICYHTAAVARGKQGSLLMADLPFMSNASTDILLDHAARLMRAGAEMVKVEGEAWLADAVTALVQRGVPVCVHMGLTPQHVHAFGGYKVQGRDEARAEQIIADARTLEAAGAAIILLECVPSELAARIRDAVEVPVIGIGAGVDVDGQILVMHDMLDLTPGRKPRFVKNFMSDAGSVQEAFAAYHQAVKTRSFPAPEHGF
- a CDS encoding pantoate--beta-alanine ligase encodes the protein MKTVSQINALREQLAQARRDGLRIALVPTMGNLHAGHLSLVREARRHADMVVASIFVNPLQFGPGEDLDSYPRTLEADKNALAAEGCDLLFAPSTAELYPTGRDGLCNVQVPGVSEGLCGGNRPGHFDGVATVVSILFNLVRPEVACFGEKDFQQLAVIRKLNRDLHFGIEIIGVPIVRAEDGLALSSRNGYLSEQERAIAPRLKQCLDALKARLEQGVARDVALREALAVISESGFKPDYLELRRAVDLGPVEDDTREAVILVAAHLGRTRLLDNLKVALPVA
- a CDS encoding acetyl-CoA C-acetyltransferase, with the protein product MQDVVIVAARRTAVGAFGGSLAGISAADLGAHVIKDILASTGVSGDQVDEVLLGQVLTAGCGQNPARQAVIKAGLPEGVPAMTINKVCGSGLKALHLATQAIRCGDAELILAGGQENMSLSPHVLPNSRNGKRMGDWKAIDSMVHDGLWDAFNDIHMGITAENLAEKYEITREAQDAFAAASQQKACAAIEAGRFKGQIVPVEIPQRKGDPIVFDTDENPRAGTTAEKLAGMRPAFKKDGTVTAGNASALNDGAAVVMLCSADKARELGLTPLATIKAYSNAGVDPKIMGIGPAPATRLCLKKAGWSLEDLDLIEANEAFAAQALSVNKELGWDVDKVNVNGGAIALGHPIGASGCRVLVSLVHEMIERDAKKGLATLCIGGGQGVALAIERS
- the folK gene encoding 2-amino-4-hydroxy-6-hydroxymethyldihydropteridine diphosphokinase, whose translation is MISTALIGLGANLDDPRAQLERALEALDRLPLTRCTRHSRLYASKPVGPQDQPDFVNAVAELTTRLSPLALLDQLQALEQQHRRVRLRHWGPRTLDLDLLLYNDSRISTPRLVVPHREMLKRGFVMRPLADLLGPQRLSVLGEENLETLASRVEGDDLLPLGPQE
- a CDS encoding aspartate 1-decarboxylase; the encoded protein is MQAIMLKAKLHMARVTHAVLNYEGSCAIDGDLLDMAGIREYEQIQIYNVDNGKRFTTYAIRGEEGSKIISVNGAAAHQADVGDRVIICAFANYAESELDAHKPSMVYLMEGNEVSHTANAIPVQMA